AACGATGTTATATATATTTACAAAAATAATAACCAAGATAGAAATATTAAATATTTTTTCAACTTGTGTATTGGACATTTTTATGACGATACTAGACCCAATAAAACCGCCGATTATTCCCCCTATTATCATATAAACCAGCATTGACAAATCATAACTAGAGAAACCGGTAGTAAGTGCAATCAATATCAGAGCGGACAACTGTGAAAAAAAGATGATATAGATTGAATTAATAGCCGCATTCTTCGCATTCATAGAGAAAAGCAATATTAATATCGTTACATTTAAAGGTCCTCCACCTATTCCTAAAAATGCCGAAAGAAAACCCAAAATAAAACCTATTGTTAATATTATAAGTCTATTTTTAAAAACAAAGGATGTAAGCTTATCCTTTTTTATAAAGTAGATAAAAATTAAGGTAAGCAGCAATGCCAGTGTTGCAGATTGGATAAACCCTGTTACAGTTGGCATATTAAGAGAAATCGCAATGATGTTAAATATTACTTTACCTAAAATCCCACCAAATATTGAACCCACCGCAAGAATCGAGCTGACTACTTTATCGGTCTTATGTCCTTTTTTCCTAAATTTAACTAATGACATTGTTGCCATTGCTAACACTGTTGCTGCTGATAATACACCAATTGTAGGTAGATCAAAATGCCCAAATAGATCTAAAACCGGCTTGATGATTATTCCCCCACCTAAACCAGCAACAGCTCCAAGTGTTGACGCAAGCAGTCCAATGACGAAATATATGATAAATATAAAAATCATCTCCATCAATCAAAAAATCAAGATATATAATTATTCTTCAAAGAGTTGATCCTTAGCTTTTAATCTTTGCTCCCAATGAAGATTTTATTATTTCGGCACACTGGCTCATATCTAATGCATTTGTTACAAAAGCGTCCGTATTAAGACATAAGTCGTACTCACTCATTTTTCCGCGTTCAATGTTTGAAAATGATTTATAATAAAGCTCTCTTAGCTTAGATTGTTGATGAATAAAGTCCAACGCATTTTCTTCTGCCACTCCAGAGACACGAATACAGCGTTCTATCTTCTTACTGATATCGGAGGTATATGTGTAAACATTTAAAAAGTCCACTTTTCCTTTTAATACGATGTCCGCACCTCTTTCCATAAGGATGCAAGGTCCTTCTTGAACCGCTTTTAAAATAGAACCGGAATAAGCTTTAAAAATTTTACTGGATAAATCAGCATTGCTGTCATTTGTTGACTGCACGGTGTCATCATCAACCTTCATATTTGCTAATTTCTCATCATAGTCTCTTAAAACATTTTCTTCAATTCCTGATTCTTTTGCTGTCTTGATTAACAAATTTTCCTCACCGTAAAACGGTATTCCTAACTCCTCTGACAAATGTTTCCCTACTAGTCTTGCACCACTGCCAAATTCACTGGTCAAAACAATATATTTTTTAGTCATCATACCAATCCTTTCTTGTCAGGAAAGTATAAAACTTCCCTGATCGATACTTAAACTAAATCTTCTCCGTTTGATTCAATCACTTTTTTGTACCAATAAAAGGAATCTTTTCTAGTCCTTTTATATGTGCCATTTCCGTTATCATCTACATCTACATATATAAAACCATATCTTTTTTTCATTTCACCAGTACTAGCTGAAATAATATCAATCGGCCCCCACATCGTATATCCCATAACTGGTATACCGTCAATATCAATCGCCTTTTTCATTTCTTTTAAATGATCCCTTAAATATTCAATACGATATGAATCATGTATACTGCCATCTGACTCTACTTTGTCAACTGCTCCTAAACCATTCTCTACGATCATCAAAGGCAGTTGATAGCGATCATATAATAGATTCAGTAAATAACGGAGACCTGCTGGATCTATTGCCCATCCCCACTCACTCAAATTAAGATGCGGATTTTTATATCCTGTTTTTACACCATTTAAACCTTTAAAGGTTAACGGTGTTTCTTTTCCAACTACATGCGTCATATAGTAACTGAAAGATATGAAATCAACTGTTCCATTTTTTAGTTCCTGTAAATCTCCTTCCTCAATCGGTAAAACAATTCCTTCTCGTTCAAATTCTTTTAACTTATACGCTGGATAATAGCCTCGACATTGAACATCAGCATAAAATAGCATTTGATGCATAAAATCATTCGTTCTTTGCACATCTTCTGGGTTGCTGCTGGCCGGATAAGCCACATGTCCGTTATACATCATACCTACTTTATTATCAGGGGCAATTTGATGGGCCATTTGTACAGCTTTTGCACTTGCCAAAAATTGATGGTATGCTGCGGTCATACGTATTTGTTCGTCATCCGAATTAATTCCGGCCGCCATCCAAGGCTTTGTGGACATAACATTAATTTCATTAAAAGTAAGCCAGTACTTAACTTTACCTTGATAACGATTAAACAATGTTTCACAGTAGTGCAAATAAAAATCAACGACCTTCCTATTTCCCCATGACCCATATTTCAATAGCCCCAGCGGAGTCTCAAAATGGGATAATGTCACGATTGGCTCTATACCATATTGTTGGCACGTATCAAAAACCTCATCATAATGCTTCAGCCCTGCTTCGTTGGGCAATTCTTCATCTCCATTTGGAAAAATCCTTGACCAAGCAATTGACATACGGTAGGATTTAAATCCCATTTCTGCGAACATTTTTATATCTTCTTTAAAACGATGATAATGATCAACCGCATTGTGACTAGGATAATATTTGCCCTCAATAATTCCGTCTGTAATTTCTCTTGGAGAACTATCAGTGGCTCCGGTCATTATATCTGCAGTGCTTAGTCCTTTACCATCTTCTCTATATGCACCTTCACACTGATTCGCTGCAGTTGCACCGCCCCATAAAAAATCCTTTGGAAAACTCATGATTATAAACATCCTTTCTTAAAAACATAGTTTGCTATTTTATTAATCATTAAGGCAATTTAATCAATGCTTCGCCCACATTCACATTTTTTTCTGTAATACTTAATACATCCGCATAATCATTTGAATTTGTTATTACGATAGGTGTAATTACTTCATATCCCTCTTGCTTAATTGCATTGATATCAAATTCTAATAATAAATCACCTTTTTTTATCGTTTGTCCTTTAGTTACCTTCGGTGCATAATGTTGACCATCTAATTGTACCGTGTCAATTCCAACATGGATCAGAATTTCTGCCCCTCCCGCACTTGTAATACCTATCGCATGATGGGAGTCAAGCAAGGCTGTTACTGTACCATCAATGGGGGCAAATACTTTACCTTCCCCAGGGATAATTGCCACACCTTTTCCTAATACCTCCTGTGAAAACACACCATCATTAACTTCCTTTAGTTCAACTGATTTCCCTTTGATCGGTGCGTAAATTACATTATCATCACTATCTTTTTCTTTTAGTACTGTCTCTGTTTCTTCTTGTATGCTCTCGGATAATTGTTCTGTTTCTTCCTTAATGCCTAAGAAGTATGCAACCACAAATGAAACAACAAATGCTATAACAATCCCTATAATAGCGTAAATGAATACTGAGAATCCGTCCGGTCCAATATAGCTGGGTAATGCGAGGATTCCTGGCGGTACTTGAGCGAACCTTCCAACTCCCATAATTCCTAAGAATAGACCTCCAGCTCCACCACCGATCATCGCTGCAATTAATGGTCGCTTATATCGCAAATTAACACCATATAAAACTGGTTCTGTAATACCTAATAGAGCTGTAATTCCCGCAGAAGAGGCCAATGCTTTAAGTTCTTTATTCTTGGCGCGAAAACCTACAGCAATACCTGCACCACCTTGGGCGATATTTGAAACTAACATGCCTGGTCCTGCAACAGGGTCAAAACCTTTTGTTGCAAGCTCATTGATTCCAATAGAAATTAATCCGTAATGCATACCAACCATGACTAATAATGGAGTGGCAGCGCCTACTAGTGTTGGTACTAGCCAGCTCACTTTTGCATTTAGAAATGTAAAAATTTGCGCAAGACCGATACCTAAATAATTCCCAAGTGGTCCTAATACAATCAATGTTACAATTGCTACGATAAAAATAGTAAATAAAGGTGCTACAATGATTCTTATACTTTTCGGAATAATTTTATTGACAAACGGTTCAACATAGGACATAAACCAAATAGCCAGTATAATTGGTATAACTGTTGATGAATAACTGACTAAACCAATTGGAACCCCCAGAAAGTCAAATCCTTCACCATTGTCTTGTGCTATTTTGACCATTGATATAAAAGATGGATGCAGCAGTATTCCACCAATAACCATTGCAATATATTGATTGACTTGGAATTTCTTTGCTGCTGAAACTGCTAGGATAATCGGTAAGAAATAGAAACCAGCATCACCCATGAAAGTTAAGATTTGTAATATAGTAGATTCTGATGATAACAAACTAAAGCCATTTATAATTGCAACTACCGCTTTTAACATTCCAGCTCCAGCTAACACCGGAATAATTGGAGTAAAAATCCCAGCAATAATATCGATGACCTTTGATATTTTTCCTCTGTTATCTTCTTTTACTTTATTTCCGTCGCTATCATTATCAAAATTACCTAGTTTAGCTAATTCTTTATAAATTGAATCTACATCTGTGCCAACGATAACTTGATATTGACCTCCTTTGTTCGCAACCCCGACAACACCTTCTGTACTTTCTAGCCCATTTGTATCTGCTTTACTATCATCATTTAAATTAAATCTTAGACGTGTATAACAATGTGTGACATACTTTACATTTTCCTTACCGCCAACTTTTTCTAAAATGGCAGAAGCAAGATTTTTAAAATCCATAAATATCTCTCCTGTTAATAGTTTGTGTAATAAAAAATACCCACCGGTTACAAAAGAAATCAAATCGTGATCTCTTCTATAACTGGTGGGTATAGCCTTTCGTAACAATCCCAAACCTATTTAGTTTTACATACTTTCCTCAATAACTCTTCTTATGTGAATTGTAAGATATATAATTTCATCTTCTGATAATTGGCTATCCAATTCTTTATTAACATATTCTTCGATTCGTTGTGCACACTTATATTCTTCAGGGTACTTTGTTTTAATTACATCCAAAAATCCTAAGTCTTCTTTTGTAACCTTTTCACCCTTGGATATTCTTCTTACAAAATACTTTATGTGTGTATAAAATCGATCATAGTGTATGGAGCTTTCATTAAGCTCGATGCCATAATGATACTTTACGATATCTAATATTTTCTTTTGCCTTTTTACAAATTCAATCGTTTCCTGAAGCTTTACAGTGTCATCCATTTGGGCATTCACTAAATGCAATGCGATAAAACCAGCATCAGAATCACTAAGCCTTATACCATGTCTTTTTTCAATAATATTCAAAGCTTCTTTAGCAATTAAATATTCATGGTTATAGAATCTATTGATTTCCCACAACAGCGCATTTCTGATCTTTTTTCCCTTTTTAGCACGATCAATCGCATGGAAAATATGATCTGTTAAGGCTAACCAAATTGTATCATCTAATTTTTTATCTAAGGAGTTCATTGCAAACCTGACGATTTCATTTGTAGTCTGAATATATGAATAAGGAATGTTAGAAAGCAACATTTCAAGATAATTACTGTTCTTCTCTCCTTCATCTATTACATATATTCTTTCTATTAATTTTTCATCAATATTATCATTTTTTTGCTTTTGAAATCCCAGTCCTTTGCCCATCACAAGTACTTCTTTATTGTCCTTAAATGAACGAACTAAATTATTGTTAATAACCTTATCTATTTTCATAAATCAAAT
This region of Oceanobacillus sp. FSL K6-2867 genomic DNA includes:
- a CDS encoding sulfite exporter TauE/SafE family protein; the encoded protein is MEMIFIFIIYFVIGLLASTLGAVAGLGGGIIIKPVLDLFGHFDLPTIGVLSAATVLAMATMSLVKFRKKGHKTDKVVSSILAVGSIFGGILGKVIFNIIAISLNMPTVTGFIQSATLALLLTLIFIYFIKKDKLTSFVFKNRLIILTIGFILGFLSAFLGIGGGPLNVTILILLFSMNAKNAAINSIYIIFFSQLSALILIALTTGFSSYDLSMLVYMIIGGIIGGFIGSSIVIKMSNTQVEKIFNISILVIIFVNIYNIVNLLY
- a CDS encoding cytidylate kinase-like family protein, producing the protein MTKKYIVLTSEFGSGARLVGKHLSEELGIPFYGEENLLIKTAKESGIEENVLRDYDEKLANMKVDDDTVQSTNDSNADLSSKIFKAYSGSILKAVQEGPCILMERGADIVLKGKVDFLNVYTYTSDISKKIERCIRVSGVAEENALDFIHQQSKLRELYYKSFSNIERGKMSEYDLCLNTDAFVTNALDMSQCAEIIKSSLGAKIKS
- a CDS encoding glycoside hydrolase family 1 protein, producing the protein MSFPKDFLWGGATAANQCEGAYREDGKGLSTADIMTGATDSSPREITDGIIEGKYYPSHNAVDHYHRFKEDIKMFAEMGFKSYRMSIAWSRIFPNGDEELPNEAGLKHYDEVFDTCQQYGIEPIVTLSHFETPLGLLKYGSWGNRKVVDFYLHYCETLFNRYQGKVKYWLTFNEINVMSTKPWMAAGINSDDEQIRMTAAYHQFLASAKAVQMAHQIAPDNKVGMMYNGHVAYPASSNPEDVQRTNDFMHQMLFYADVQCRGYYPAYKLKEFEREGIVLPIEEGDLQELKNGTVDFISFSYYMTHVVGKETPLTFKGLNGVKTGYKNPHLNLSEWGWAIDPAGLRYLLNLLYDRYQLPLMIVENGLGAVDKVESDGSIHDSYRIEYLRDHLKEMKKAIDIDGIPVMGYTMWGPIDIISASTGEMKKRYGFIYVDVDDNGNGTYKRTRKDSFYWYKKVIESNGEDLV
- a CDS encoding beta-glucoside-specific PTS transporter subunit IIABC; this translates as MDFKNLASAILEKVGGKENVKYVTHCYTRLRFNLNDDSKADTNGLESTEGVVGVANKGGQYQVIVGTDVDSIYKELAKLGNFDNDSDGNKVKEDNRGKISKVIDIIAGIFTPIIPVLAGAGMLKAVVAIINGFSLLSSESTILQILTFMGDAGFYFLPIILAVSAAKKFQVNQYIAMVIGGILLHPSFISMVKIAQDNGEGFDFLGVPIGLVSYSSTVIPIILAIWFMSYVEPFVNKIIPKSIRIIVAPLFTIFIVAIVTLIVLGPLGNYLGIGLAQIFTFLNAKVSWLVPTLVGAATPLLVMVGMHYGLISIGINELATKGFDPVAGPGMLVSNIAQGGAGIAVGFRAKNKELKALASSAGITALLGITEPVLYGVNLRYKRPLIAAMIGGGAGGLFLGIMGVGRFAQVPPGILALPSYIGPDGFSVFIYAIIGIVIAFVVSFVVAYFLGIKEETEQLSESIQEETETVLKEKDSDDNVIYAPIKGKSVELKEVNDGVFSQEVLGKGVAIIPGEGKVFAPIDGTVTALLDSHHAIGITSAGGAEILIHVGIDTVQLDGQHYAPKVTKGQTIKKGDLLLEFDINAIKQEGYEVITPIVITNSNDYADVLSITEKNVNVGEALIKLP
- a CDS encoding PRD domain-containing protein, with the protein product MKIDKVINNNLVRSFKDNKEVLVMGKGLGFQKQKNDNIDEKLIERIYVIDEGEKNSNYLEMLLSNIPYSYIQTTNEIVRFAMNSLDKKLDDTIWLALTDHIFHAIDRAKKGKKIRNALLWEINRFYNHEYLIAKEALNIIEKRHGIRLSDSDAGFIALHLVNAQMDDTVKLQETIEFVKRQKKILDIVKYHYGIELNESSIHYDRFYTHIKYFVRRISKGEKVTKEDLGFLDVIKTKYPEEYKCAQRIEEYVNKELDSQLSEDEIIYLTIHIRRVIEESM